A genomic region of Aspergillus oryzae RIB40 DNA, chromosome 1 contains the following coding sequences:
- a CDS encoding uncharacterized protein (synaptic vesicle transporter SVOP and related transporters (major facilitator superfamily)) has product MSTEERIMDSTQQDEICSLSAQDREDTPMKWSWLRKHLILIQCSFLAVCPGFTSSILIPGTNAVALELGIPQQKATYFIAVHVLFLGLAPFFWIACMKAYGRRPILITSTLLSCFAALGGGFAKKYGGLMTARVFQSFGISAGFVLPGVIVVDIFSEEQRGRKNGIWAQMVSIGAPLGGVIGGPVVRYAGWQWTLWLTAIMNAVQSIAFILTCPETSYRHRTSGNAELRLQQVLEPFLILQAPHIVFVAFAYGVTFAIVSVGLATIVPIALEKIYGFGAVAQGLFFLGPLVGALIGEQLAGPGSDWVMKRERGNATVGDVGGTAQRLERRLIVGLPGFLIAVAGILIFGLTLQYRTHWMGPCMGFAVANFGLQMVTTPSKTYCVDCLPSQSGSVLQLINTVRQIIAFTVPFWSPNLVEHLGYGLGYGIEAIILAAFSVGCVLVLCWGGLWRNKRSIKGLEDTS; this is encoded by the exons ATGAGtactgaagaaagaattATGGACAGCACGCAGCAAGACGAGATCTGTTCCCTCTCAGCACAAGATCGGGAAGATACCCCTATG AAATGGTCCTGGCTTCGCAAGCACCTGATCTTGATTCAGTGCAGTTTCCTCGCGGTCTGTCCCGGTTTCACCAGCAGCATTTTGATCCCCGGAACCAATGCGGTGGCCCTCGAATTGGGAATCCCTCAACAAAAAGCGACATATTTCATCGCCGTCCacgtcctcttcctcggactCGCTCCGTTCTTCTGGATCGCCTGTATGAAGGCATACGGCCGCCGTCCAATCCTGATTACCAGCACATTGTTATCTTGTTTTGCGGCGCTGGGCGGAGGGTTCGCGAAGAAATATGGAGGTCTGATGACTGCCCGTGTTTTCCAGTCCTTCGGCATCTCTGCGGGGTTCGTCCTTCCCGGCGTGATTGTGGTGGATATCTTTTCGGAAGAACAGCGTGGTCGCAAAAATGGGATTTGGGCGCAAATGGTGTCGATCGGGGCTCCGCTCGGTGGAGTGATCGGCGGGCCTGTGGTGCGCTATGCTGGCTGGCAGTGGACCTTGTGGCTCACTGCTATCATGAATGCCGTGCAGTCGATCGCTTTCATCTTGACTTGTCCCGAGACTTCATATCGACACCGCACATCCGGAAATGCGGAGCTACGACTGCAACAAGTGCTAGAGCCATTTTTGATTCTCCAAGCTCCCCATATCGTCTTCGTGGCGTTCGCGTATGGCGTCACCTTTGCGATTGTCTCTGTGGGATTGGCCACGATTGTGCCAATTGCACTTGAAAAGATATACGGATTTGGCGCCGTCGCACAgggtctctttttcttgggccCATTGGTTGGAGCCCTTATTGGCGAACAGCTAGCTGGCCCAGGGAGTGATTGGGTCATGAAACGGGAGCGGGGCAATGCTACTGTTGGAGATGTCGGTGGAACCGCGCAACGGTTGGAGCGTCGACTGATTGTCGGTCTTCCAGGATTTCTGATCGCCGTAGCAGGCATCTTGATCTTCGGTCTGACTTTACAATACCGCACACATTGGATGGGGCCATGCATGGGCTTTGCAGTGGCGAACTTTGGCCTTCAGATGGTGACAACGCCATCGAAAACCTATTGCGTGGACTGTTTGCCTTCTCAATCGGGCTCAGTGCTTCAGCTCATCAATACTGTGCGGCAGATTATTGCTTTCACAGTACCCTTTTGGAGTCCCAATCTGGTAGAGCATCTTGGATATGGACTCGGGTATGGAATCGAAGCGATCATTTTGGCGGCTTTCTCCGTAGGCTGTGTCCTGGTCCTCTGCTGGGGCGGACTTTGGCGAAATAAACGGTCAATTAAAGGGCTGGAGGATACCTCATGA